CAGACCGTTCGTCTGGTCCGGGAGCCCCCACAGCTTGTCGTTCAGCATGCAGCTCTGGAGCGCGACCGGGAGGATCTCCTCGCGGAACGCCGGAGGCACGTGCGGCGTCAGATCGTAGAGCGCGTTCTTGGTGGCGAGCTTCGCCAGGAAGGACACGTCGACCCGCGCCATGTCCGGCTCTGTGTTCGTCGTGAGCGCCGTCATGATCTTCGGCTCGGCGCCGGCGAACGGCAGGCGGACGACGTCGATCGTGACGCCGGGGTGCGACTCCTCGAACTCCGCCACGATGTCCTTGAAGACGGGGTTCTCCTGATCGTTGTACGTCTGCCAGATGGTCAGCGTCGCCTCGTCCCCGCCCCCGCCGCAGCCACCGACTGCGAGCGATCCAACGAGTCCGACGGCGATAAGCAGTATGGCCTTTCGCATGAAGCTGTCTCCCTGTTCTCGAACGTACGGCGCGGTCTACCCCTTCACCGCGCCCATCGTCATGCCCTCAATGAAATACCGCTGCGCGAAGAAAAAGATCGCCGCGATCGGCAGGACCGAAATACACGACCCCGCCATGATCAGCGTGTACGACTGCTCGTGCTGGCTCCGAAAGAGTGCCAGTCCGACCGGCACCGTGTAGAGCCGCTCGAGGTTCGTCACGATGAGCTGCCACAGAAAGTTGTTCCAGTGGAACTGGAATGTCAACAGGAAGAGCGTCGCGAGGATCGGGATCGAGAGAGGGACCATGATGGTCGAGAAGACCTGCCACTCGCCCGCACCGTCGATCCGCGCCGCCTCGAGAAGCTCTGAGGGAATGGTCTGCATGTACTGCCGCATGAGGAAGAGCCCGAAGACATTGGCCAGATGCGGGATGATCATCGCGCGATACGTGTTCATCCAGCCCAGCTGGTTGATGACCGCGAACTGGGGCACGACGTACATGAGCCCGGGGATCATCAGGGATGCCAACAGGAACGCGAAGATCTTGTCCCGCAGGAAGAAGTGTTTCTTCGCGAACGCGTAGCCGGCCAGCGCGGCGAAGAGCGTCGCGAAGAGCGCCGCGCTCGTCGCGACGATGACGCTGTTCACGAAGTAGCGCGCGAACCCGAACTCCGAGAGCACCCGCTGGAAGTTGTCGAGCGTCGGGTTCTCCGGGAAGATGTTCGGGGTGAACGCCTGTCCGGGCTGCTTGATCGAGGTCACAATCATCCAGAAGAACGGGAACAGCACGACGACCGCCGCGGCCGTCAGCCCGACGTAGACGGCTATCTTCCGTATGCGCGTCTTCG
The sequence above is a segment of the Candidatus Effluviviaceae Genus V sp. genome. Coding sequences within it:
- a CDS encoding ABC transporter permease subunit: MTPQAKTRIRKIAVYVGLTAAAVVVLFPFFWMIVTSIKQPGQAFTPNIFPENPTLDNFQRVLSEFGFARYFVNSVIVATSAALFATLFAALAGYAFAKKHFFLRDKIFAFLLASLMIPGLMYVVPQFAVINQLGWMNTYRAMIIPHLANVFGLFLMRQYMQTIPSELLEAARIDGAGEWQVFSTIMVPLSIPILATLFLLTFQFHWNNFLWQLIVTNLERLYTVPVGLALFRSQHEQSYTLIMAGSCISVLPIAAIFFFAQRYFIEGMTMGAVKG